The following coding sequences are from one Panthera leo isolate Ple1 chromosome E1, P.leo_Ple1_pat1.1, whole genome shotgun sequence window:
- the RBFOX3 gene encoding RNA binding protein fox-1 homolog 3 isoform X3 gives MLPHSVPCPPAFLYLQQGNQDATAPPEAMAQPYPPAQYPPPPQNGIPAEYAPPPPHPTQEYSGQTPVPPEHGMTLYTPAQTHPEQPGPEASTQPIAGAQTVPQTDEAAQTDSQPLHSSDHTEKQQPKRLHVSNIPFRFRDPDLRQMFGQFGKILDVEIIFNERGSKGFGFVTFETSSDADRAREKLNGTIVEGRKIEVNNATARVMTNKKTANPYTNGWKLNPVVGAVYGPEFYAVTGFPYPTTGTAVAYRGAHLRGRGRAVYNTFRAAPPPPPIPTYGAALEQTLVKMPVPWAGLAPCPLPPQQTPEPACPPLSCPFASRVVYQDGFYGAEIYGGYAAYRYAQPAAAAAAYSDSYGRVYAATDPYHHTIGPPATYSIGTM, from the exons GGCAATCAGGACGCCACGGCTCCGCCTGAAGCGATGGCCCAGCCCTACCCCCCCGCCCAGTACCCCCCTCCGCCACAGAACGGCATCCCCGCCGAGTACGCGCCACCCCCTCCGCACCCCACGCAGGAGTACTCGGGCCAGACCCCGGTCCCCCCGGAGCACGGCATGACCCTGTACACACCAGCACAGACCCACCCCGAGCAGCCGGGCCCCGAGGCCAGCACGCAGCCCATCGCTGGGGCCCAGACTGTGCCG CAGACAGACGAGGCGGCACAGACGGACAGCCAGCCGCTCCACTCCTCCGACCACACAGAGAAGCAGCAGCCCAAGCGGCTACACGTCTCCAACATCCCCTTCCGGTTCAGGGACCCCGACCTGCGGCAAATGTTCGGG cAATTCGGAAAAATTTTAGACGTGGAGATCATTTTTAACGAGCGGGGCTCCAAG GGTTTTGGGTTTGTAACTTTTGAAACTAGCTCAGATGCTGACCGAGCCCGGGAGAAGCTGAATGGGACGATCGTAGAGGGACGGAAAATTGAG GTCAATAACGCCACAGCCCGCGTCATGACCAACAAGAAGACTGCGAACCCCTACACTAACG GCTGGAAGCTAAACCCCGTGGTGGGCGCAGTCTATGGGCCTGAATTCTATGCAG TGACGGGGTTCCCCTACCCCACCACGGGCACGGCCGTAGCCTACAGGGGCGCGCACCTACGGGGTCGGGGCCGGGCCGTGTATAATACGTTTCGGGctgcgccgcccccgccccccatcccaaCTTATGGAGC GGCACTGGAGCAAACGCTTGTTAAAATGCCAGTCCCATGGGCAGGGCTggcaccctgccccctccctcctcagcaGACGCCGGAGCCGGCCTGCCCACCACTCTCTTGTCCGTTTGCTTCCAGGGTCGTGTATCAGGACGGCTTTTATGGTGCTGAGATTTAT GGGGGCTATGCAGCCTACAGATACGCTCAGCCTGCAGCAGCAGCCGCGGCCTATAGCGACAG ttaCGGCAGAGTCTATGCGGCCACCGACCCCTACCACCACACCATCGGCCCCCCAGCGACCTACAGCATCGGAACCATG TGA
- the RBFOX3 gene encoding RNA binding protein fox-1 homolog 3 isoform X2, with translation MLPHSVPCPPAFLYLQQGNQDATAPPEAMAQPYPPAQYPPPPQNGIPAEYAPPPPHPTQEYSGQTPVPPEHGMTLYTPAQTHPEQPGPEASTQPIAGAQTVPTDEAAQTDSQPLHSSDHTEKQQPKRLHVSNIPFRFRDPDLRQMFGQFGKILDVEIIFNERGSKGFGFVTFETSSDADRAREKLNGTIVEGRKIEVNNATARVMTNKKTANPYTNGWKLNPVVGAVYGPEFYAVTGFPYPTTGTAVAYRGAHLRGRGRAVYNTFRAAPPPPPIPTYGAALEQTLVKMPVPWAGLAPCPLPPQQTPEPACPPLSCPFASRVVYQDGFYGAEIYGGYAAYRYAQPAAAAAAYSDSYGRVYAATDPYHHTIGPPATYSIGTMASLCRGGYSRFTPY, from the exons GGCAATCAGGACGCCACGGCTCCGCCTGAAGCGATGGCCCAGCCCTACCCCCCCGCCCAGTACCCCCCTCCGCCACAGAACGGCATCCCCGCCGAGTACGCGCCACCCCCTCCGCACCCCACGCAGGAGTACTCGGGCCAGACCCCGGTCCCCCCGGAGCACGGCATGACCCTGTACACACCAGCACAGACCCACCCCGAGCAGCCGGGCCCCGAGGCCAGCACGCAGCCCATCGCTGGGGCCCAGACTGTGCCG ACAGACGAGGCGGCACAGACGGACAGCCAGCCGCTCCACTCCTCCGACCACACAGAGAAGCAGCAGCCCAAGCGGCTACACGTCTCCAACATCCCCTTCCGGTTCAGGGACCCCGACCTGCGGCAAATGTTCGGG cAATTCGGAAAAATTTTAGACGTGGAGATCATTTTTAACGAGCGGGGCTCCAAG GGTTTTGGGTTTGTAACTTTTGAAACTAGCTCAGATGCTGACCGAGCCCGGGAGAAGCTGAATGGGACGATCGTAGAGGGACGGAAAATTGAG GTCAATAACGCCACAGCCCGCGTCATGACCAACAAGAAGACTGCGAACCCCTACACTAACG GCTGGAAGCTAAACCCCGTGGTGGGCGCAGTCTATGGGCCTGAATTCTATGCAG TGACGGGGTTCCCCTACCCCACCACGGGCACGGCCGTAGCCTACAGGGGCGCGCACCTACGGGGTCGGGGCCGGGCCGTGTATAATACGTTTCGGGctgcgccgcccccgccccccatcccaaCTTATGGAGC GGCACTGGAGCAAACGCTTGTTAAAATGCCAGTCCCATGGGCAGGGCTggcaccctgccccctccctcctcagcaGACGCCGGAGCCGGCCTGCCCACCACTCTCTTGTCCGTTTGCTTCCAGGGTCGTGTATCAGGACGGCTTTTATGGTGCTGAGATTTAT GGGGGCTATGCAGCCTACAGATACGCTCAGCCTGCAGCAGCAGCCGCGGCCTATAGCGACAG ttaCGGCAGAGTCTATGCGGCCACCGACCCCTACCACCACACCATCGGCCCCCCAGCGACCTACAGCATCGGAACCATG GCTAGCCTCTGCCGAGGAGGGTACAGCCGCTTCACCCCCTACTAG
- the RBFOX3 gene encoding RNA binding protein fox-1 homolog 3 isoform X7: MLPHSVPCPPAFLYLQQGNQDATAPPEAMAQPYPPAQYPPPPQNGIPAEYAPPPPHPTQEYSGQTPVPPEHGMTLYTPAQTHPEQPGPEASTQPIAGAQTVPTDEAAQTDSQPLHSSDHTEKQQPKRLHVSNIPFRFRDPDLRQMFGQFGKILDVEIIFNERGSKGFGFVTFETSSDADRAREKLNGTIVEGRKIEVNNATARVMTNKKTANPYTNGWKLNPVVGAVYGPEFYAVTGFPYPTTGTAVAYRGAHLRGRGRAVYNTFRAAPPPPPIPTYGAVVYQDGFYGAEIYGGYAAYRYAQPAAAAAAYSDSYGRVYAATDPYHHTIGPPATYSIGTMASLCRGGYSRFTPY; encoded by the exons GGCAATCAGGACGCCACGGCTCCGCCTGAAGCGATGGCCCAGCCCTACCCCCCCGCCCAGTACCCCCCTCCGCCACAGAACGGCATCCCCGCCGAGTACGCGCCACCCCCTCCGCACCCCACGCAGGAGTACTCGGGCCAGACCCCGGTCCCCCCGGAGCACGGCATGACCCTGTACACACCAGCACAGACCCACCCCGAGCAGCCGGGCCCCGAGGCCAGCACGCAGCCCATCGCTGGGGCCCAGACTGTGCCG ACAGACGAGGCGGCACAGACGGACAGCCAGCCGCTCCACTCCTCCGACCACACAGAGAAGCAGCAGCCCAAGCGGCTACACGTCTCCAACATCCCCTTCCGGTTCAGGGACCCCGACCTGCGGCAAATGTTCGGG cAATTCGGAAAAATTTTAGACGTGGAGATCATTTTTAACGAGCGGGGCTCCAAG GGTTTTGGGTTTGTAACTTTTGAAACTAGCTCAGATGCTGACCGAGCCCGGGAGAAGCTGAATGGGACGATCGTAGAGGGACGGAAAATTGAG GTCAATAACGCCACAGCCCGCGTCATGACCAACAAGAAGACTGCGAACCCCTACACTAACG GCTGGAAGCTAAACCCCGTGGTGGGCGCAGTCTATGGGCCTGAATTCTATGCAG TGACGGGGTTCCCCTACCCCACCACGGGCACGGCCGTAGCCTACAGGGGCGCGCACCTACGGGGTCGGGGCCGGGCCGTGTATAATACGTTTCGGGctgcgccgcccccgccccccatcccaaCTTATGGAGC GGTCGTGTATCAGGACGGCTTTTATGGTGCTGAGATTTAT GGGGGCTATGCAGCCTACAGATACGCTCAGCCTGCAGCAGCAGCCGCGGCCTATAGCGACAG ttaCGGCAGAGTCTATGCGGCCACCGACCCCTACCACCACACCATCGGCCCCCCAGCGACCTACAGCATCGGAACCATG GCTAGCCTCTGCCGAGGAGGGTACAGCCGCTTCACCCCCTACTAG
- the RBFOX3 gene encoding RNA binding protein fox-1 homolog 3 isoform X4 — translation MAQPYPPAQYPPPPQNGIPAEYAPPPPHPTQEYSGQTPVPPEHGMTLYTPAQTHPEQPGPEASTQPIAGAQTVPQTDEAAQTDSQPLHSSDHTEKQQPKRLHVSNIPFRFRDPDLRQMFGQFGKILDVEIIFNERGSKGFGFVTFETSSDADRAREKLNGTIVEGRKIEVNNATARVMTNKKTANPYTNGWKLNPVVGAVYGPEFYAVTGFPYPTTGTAVAYRGAHLRGRGRAVYNTFRAAPPPPPIPTYGAALEQTLVKMPVPWAGLAPCPLPPQQTPEPACPPLSCPFASRVVYQDGFYGAEIYGGYAAYRYAQPAAAAAAYSDSYGRVYAATDPYHHTIGPPATYSIGTMASLCRGGYSRFTPY, via the exons ATGGCCCAGCCCTACCCCCCCGCCCAGTACCCCCCTCCGCCACAGAACGGCATCCCCGCCGAGTACGCGCCACCCCCTCCGCACCCCACGCAGGAGTACTCGGGCCAGACCCCGGTCCCCCCGGAGCACGGCATGACCCTGTACACACCAGCACAGACCCACCCCGAGCAGCCGGGCCCCGAGGCCAGCACGCAGCCCATCGCTGGGGCCCAGACTGTGCCG CAGACAGACGAGGCGGCACAGACGGACAGCCAGCCGCTCCACTCCTCCGACCACACAGAGAAGCAGCAGCCCAAGCGGCTACACGTCTCCAACATCCCCTTCCGGTTCAGGGACCCCGACCTGCGGCAAATGTTCGGG cAATTCGGAAAAATTTTAGACGTGGAGATCATTTTTAACGAGCGGGGCTCCAAG GGTTTTGGGTTTGTAACTTTTGAAACTAGCTCAGATGCTGACCGAGCCCGGGAGAAGCTGAATGGGACGATCGTAGAGGGACGGAAAATTGAG GTCAATAACGCCACAGCCCGCGTCATGACCAACAAGAAGACTGCGAACCCCTACACTAACG GCTGGAAGCTAAACCCCGTGGTGGGCGCAGTCTATGGGCCTGAATTCTATGCAG TGACGGGGTTCCCCTACCCCACCACGGGCACGGCCGTAGCCTACAGGGGCGCGCACCTACGGGGTCGGGGCCGGGCCGTGTATAATACGTTTCGGGctgcgccgcccccgccccccatcccaaCTTATGGAGC GGCACTGGAGCAAACGCTTGTTAAAATGCCAGTCCCATGGGCAGGGCTggcaccctgccccctccctcctcagcaGACGCCGGAGCCGGCCTGCCCACCACTCTCTTGTCCGTTTGCTTCCAGGGTCGTGTATCAGGACGGCTTTTATGGTGCTGAGATTTAT GGGGGCTATGCAGCCTACAGATACGCTCAGCCTGCAGCAGCAGCCGCGGCCTATAGCGACAG ttaCGGCAGAGTCTATGCGGCCACCGACCCCTACCACCACACCATCGGCCCCCCAGCGACCTACAGCATCGGAACCATG GCTAGCCTCTGCCGAGGAGGGTACAGCCGCTTCACCCCCTACTAG
- the RBFOX3 gene encoding RNA binding protein fox-1 homolog 3 isoform X1 has product MLPHSVPCPPAFLYLQQGNQDATAPPEAMAQPYPPAQYPPPPQNGIPAEYAPPPPHPTQEYSGQTPVPPEHGMTLYTPAQTHPEQPGPEASTQPIAGAQTVPQTDEAAQTDSQPLHSSDHTEKQQPKRLHVSNIPFRFRDPDLRQMFGQFGKILDVEIIFNERGSKGFGFVTFETSSDADRAREKLNGTIVEGRKIEVNNATARVMTNKKTANPYTNGWKLNPVVGAVYGPEFYAVTGFPYPTTGTAVAYRGAHLRGRGRAVYNTFRAAPPPPPIPTYGAALEQTLVKMPVPWAGLAPCPLPPQQTPEPACPPLSCPFASRVVYQDGFYGAEIYGGYAAYRYAQPAAAAAAYSDSYGRVYAATDPYHHTIGPPATYSIGTMASLCRGGYSRFTPY; this is encoded by the exons GGCAATCAGGACGCCACGGCTCCGCCTGAAGCGATGGCCCAGCCCTACCCCCCCGCCCAGTACCCCCCTCCGCCACAGAACGGCATCCCCGCCGAGTACGCGCCACCCCCTCCGCACCCCACGCAGGAGTACTCGGGCCAGACCCCGGTCCCCCCGGAGCACGGCATGACCCTGTACACACCAGCACAGACCCACCCCGAGCAGCCGGGCCCCGAGGCCAGCACGCAGCCCATCGCTGGGGCCCAGACTGTGCCG CAGACAGACGAGGCGGCACAGACGGACAGCCAGCCGCTCCACTCCTCCGACCACACAGAGAAGCAGCAGCCCAAGCGGCTACACGTCTCCAACATCCCCTTCCGGTTCAGGGACCCCGACCTGCGGCAAATGTTCGGG cAATTCGGAAAAATTTTAGACGTGGAGATCATTTTTAACGAGCGGGGCTCCAAG GGTTTTGGGTTTGTAACTTTTGAAACTAGCTCAGATGCTGACCGAGCCCGGGAGAAGCTGAATGGGACGATCGTAGAGGGACGGAAAATTGAG GTCAATAACGCCACAGCCCGCGTCATGACCAACAAGAAGACTGCGAACCCCTACACTAACG GCTGGAAGCTAAACCCCGTGGTGGGCGCAGTCTATGGGCCTGAATTCTATGCAG TGACGGGGTTCCCCTACCCCACCACGGGCACGGCCGTAGCCTACAGGGGCGCGCACCTACGGGGTCGGGGCCGGGCCGTGTATAATACGTTTCGGGctgcgccgcccccgccccccatcccaaCTTATGGAGC GGCACTGGAGCAAACGCTTGTTAAAATGCCAGTCCCATGGGCAGGGCTggcaccctgccccctccctcctcagcaGACGCCGGAGCCGGCCTGCCCACCACTCTCTTGTCCGTTTGCTTCCAGGGTCGTGTATCAGGACGGCTTTTATGGTGCTGAGATTTAT GGGGGCTATGCAGCCTACAGATACGCTCAGCCTGCAGCAGCAGCCGCGGCCTATAGCGACAG ttaCGGCAGAGTCTATGCGGCCACCGACCCCTACCACCACACCATCGGCCCCCCAGCGACCTACAGCATCGGAACCATG GCTAGCCTCTGCCGAGGAGGGTACAGCCGCTTCACCCCCTACTAG
- the RBFOX3 gene encoding RNA binding protein fox-1 homolog 3 isoform X6, which yields MLPHSVPCPPAFLYLQQGNQDATAPPEAMAQPYPPAQYPPPPQNGIPAEYAPPPPHPTQEYSGQTPVPPEHGMTLYTPAQTHPEQPGPEASTQPIAGAQTVPQTDEAAQTDSQPLHSSDHTEKQQPKRLHVSNIPFRFRDPDLRQMFGQFGKILDVEIIFNERGSKGFGFVTFETSSDADRAREKLNGTIVEGRKIEVNNATARVMTNKKTANPYTNGWKLNPVVGAVYGPEFYAVTGFPYPTTGTAVAYRGAHLRGRGRAVYNTFRAAPPPPPIPTYGAVVYQDGFYGAEIYGGYAAYRYAQPAAAAAAYSDSYGRVYAATDPYHHTIGPPATYSIGTMASLCRGGYSRFTPY from the exons GGCAATCAGGACGCCACGGCTCCGCCTGAAGCGATGGCCCAGCCCTACCCCCCCGCCCAGTACCCCCCTCCGCCACAGAACGGCATCCCCGCCGAGTACGCGCCACCCCCTCCGCACCCCACGCAGGAGTACTCGGGCCAGACCCCGGTCCCCCCGGAGCACGGCATGACCCTGTACACACCAGCACAGACCCACCCCGAGCAGCCGGGCCCCGAGGCCAGCACGCAGCCCATCGCTGGGGCCCAGACTGTGCCG CAGACAGACGAGGCGGCACAGACGGACAGCCAGCCGCTCCACTCCTCCGACCACACAGAGAAGCAGCAGCCCAAGCGGCTACACGTCTCCAACATCCCCTTCCGGTTCAGGGACCCCGACCTGCGGCAAATGTTCGGG cAATTCGGAAAAATTTTAGACGTGGAGATCATTTTTAACGAGCGGGGCTCCAAG GGTTTTGGGTTTGTAACTTTTGAAACTAGCTCAGATGCTGACCGAGCCCGGGAGAAGCTGAATGGGACGATCGTAGAGGGACGGAAAATTGAG GTCAATAACGCCACAGCCCGCGTCATGACCAACAAGAAGACTGCGAACCCCTACACTAACG GCTGGAAGCTAAACCCCGTGGTGGGCGCAGTCTATGGGCCTGAATTCTATGCAG TGACGGGGTTCCCCTACCCCACCACGGGCACGGCCGTAGCCTACAGGGGCGCGCACCTACGGGGTCGGGGCCGGGCCGTGTATAATACGTTTCGGGctgcgccgcccccgccccccatcccaaCTTATGGAGC GGTCGTGTATCAGGACGGCTTTTATGGTGCTGAGATTTAT GGGGGCTATGCAGCCTACAGATACGCTCAGCCTGCAGCAGCAGCCGCGGCCTATAGCGACAG ttaCGGCAGAGTCTATGCGGCCACCGACCCCTACCACCACACCATCGGCCCCCCAGCGACCTACAGCATCGGAACCATG GCTAGCCTCTGCCGAGGAGGGTACAGCCGCTTCACCCCCTACTAG
- the RBFOX3 gene encoding RNA binding protein fox-1 homolog 3 isoform X5, with protein MLPHSVPCPPAFLYLQQGNQDATAPPEAMAQPYPPAQYPPPPQNGIPAEYAPPPPHPTQEYSGQTPVPPEHGMTLYTPAQTHPEQPGPEASTQPIAGAQTVPQTDEAAQTDSQPLHSSDHTEKQQPKRLHVSNIPFRFRDPDLRQMFGQFGKILDVEIIFNERGSKVNNATARVMTNKKTANPYTNGWKLNPVVGAVYGPEFYAVTGFPYPTTGTAVAYRGAHLRGRGRAVYNTFRAAPPPPPIPTYGAALEQTLVKMPVPWAGLAPCPLPPQQTPEPACPPLSCPFASRVVYQDGFYGAEIYGGYAAYRYAQPAAAAAAYSDSYGRVYAATDPYHHTIGPPATYSIGTMASLCRGGYSRFTPY; from the exons GGCAATCAGGACGCCACGGCTCCGCCTGAAGCGATGGCCCAGCCCTACCCCCCCGCCCAGTACCCCCCTCCGCCACAGAACGGCATCCCCGCCGAGTACGCGCCACCCCCTCCGCACCCCACGCAGGAGTACTCGGGCCAGACCCCGGTCCCCCCGGAGCACGGCATGACCCTGTACACACCAGCACAGACCCACCCCGAGCAGCCGGGCCCCGAGGCCAGCACGCAGCCCATCGCTGGGGCCCAGACTGTGCCG CAGACAGACGAGGCGGCACAGACGGACAGCCAGCCGCTCCACTCCTCCGACCACACAGAGAAGCAGCAGCCCAAGCGGCTACACGTCTCCAACATCCCCTTCCGGTTCAGGGACCCCGACCTGCGGCAAATGTTCGGG cAATTCGGAAAAATTTTAGACGTGGAGATCATTTTTAACGAGCGGGGCTCCAAG GTCAATAACGCCACAGCCCGCGTCATGACCAACAAGAAGACTGCGAACCCCTACACTAACG GCTGGAAGCTAAACCCCGTGGTGGGCGCAGTCTATGGGCCTGAATTCTATGCAG TGACGGGGTTCCCCTACCCCACCACGGGCACGGCCGTAGCCTACAGGGGCGCGCACCTACGGGGTCGGGGCCGGGCCGTGTATAATACGTTTCGGGctgcgccgcccccgccccccatcccaaCTTATGGAGC GGCACTGGAGCAAACGCTTGTTAAAATGCCAGTCCCATGGGCAGGGCTggcaccctgccccctccctcctcagcaGACGCCGGAGCCGGCCTGCCCACCACTCTCTTGTCCGTTTGCTTCCAGGGTCGTGTATCAGGACGGCTTTTATGGTGCTGAGATTTAT GGGGGCTATGCAGCCTACAGATACGCTCAGCCTGCAGCAGCAGCCGCGGCCTATAGCGACAG ttaCGGCAGAGTCTATGCGGCCACCGACCCCTACCACCACACCATCGGCCCCCCAGCGACCTACAGCATCGGAACCATG GCTAGCCTCTGCCGAGGAGGGTACAGCCGCTTCACCCCCTACTAG